From the genome of Candidatus Methylomirabilis sp., one region includes:
- a CDS encoding CPBP family intramembrane glutamic endopeptidase — protein sequence MGIVVVIIGTVMLAVTLIAMMKKSTREGVGAWLAKTPLRIWWLPCLMLAYYSMMSAAVDQWNVNLFALLAVYFGLPTLLLYLTGPKSEETCTGRDLVMNFAVVLWIWLLIELKIVNTNWLRVQIGSTRPTALPLGMYTAITYALIALSGWRRFDLKCDLSFRKSDLLPMAATFGVLVVTLLLVTLSTGLTTLGIAKVVRLNPLGLPLAIAIPVAVLAAVPMVFFSVGVVEEILFRGAIQNLLWHRLKPVCALFIASAVFGLAHVNKRALGFDTPNWPYAGVAAIAGLGYGFVFWKTNSIMASATVHAMIDAMWILFLRGGK from the coding sequence ATGGGGATCGTGGTGGTCATCATCGGTACCGTCATGCTGGCCGTGACGCTCATCGCGATGATGAAAAAATCAACTCGAGAAGGCGTAGGCGCCTGGCTTGCGAAAACGCCTCTTCGTATCTGGTGGCTCCCTTGTCTCATGCTTGCGTATTACAGCATGATGAGTGCAGCGGTCGATCAGTGGAACGTCAATCTATTCGCACTGTTGGCGGTATATTTTGGATTACCGACATTGCTGCTGTATCTGACCGGACCAAAATCTGAGGAGACATGTACCGGAAGAGACCTGGTGATGAATTTTGCCGTGGTGCTGTGGATCTGGTTGCTGATTGAGCTCAAGATTGTGAACACGAATTGGCTGCGCGTACAAATCGGCAGCACCCGGCCCACCGCTCTACCGTTAGGCATGTATACGGCTATCACGTACGCGCTCATTGCCCTTTCGGGGTGGAGAAGATTTGACCTGAAGTGCGATCTATCTTTTCGAAAGTCCGACCTGCTCCCGATGGCAGCAACCTTCGGAGTGCTCGTCGTCACGCTGCTGTTGGTTACGCTCTCTACCGGGCTGACCACATTGGGGATCGCCAAGGTGGTGAGGCTCAATCCTCTTGGATTACCTCTGGCTATAGCCATACCGGTCGCGGTATTGGCGGCTGTTCCGATGGTCTTCTTCAGCGTCGGAGTAGTCGAAGAAATCTTGTTTCGTGGCGCGATTCAGAATCTTCTTTGGCATCGCCTGAAGCCGGTGTGCGCGCTGTTTATCGCCTCTGCAGTGTTTGGCCTGGCACATGTGAATAAAAGGGCGTTGGGGTTTGATACCCCGAACTGGCCTTACGCCGGGGTGGCCGCTATCGCCGGCTTAGGATATGGGTTTGTGTTCTGGAAGACGAACTCTATCATGGCATCTGCAACGGTCCACGCCATGATAGACGCGATGTGGATCCTCTTTCTCAGGGGTGGCAAATGA
- a CDS encoding DNA internalization-related competence protein ComEC/Rec2, with amino-acid sequence MRRPLAPLVLAFLLGIVAARLLQLPALVWFLAGLTAAGLALLGAVYRQLRVAGIFLLLLFFSLGAGRFGVESSLLPPHHIDRLPEELLDQPLPIEGVVASPSDPLAGGVGEIESEGGRIRVLLDLRTMWVAGREIKVTGRARLTLLHPEIVPAYGERIRGQFKLRRPRGYSNPGGFDYPLYLRSQGVTLEGWAGEGDPIERRGTGEGSRLLAWAYTLRDRMIRAVNGLLPPDQASLLVAVTLGERLGIPRPTTEAFAGSGTYHILAISGLNVSILAGALFFLLKAGRVPLRLSALLSMGLITFYAALAGGSPSVVRAAVMADVYLLGLVLDREADSLNTLALSAIGLLLWQPLFLFDVGFQLTFIATGAILVAVDRVPCASLPAPWRWVATPVILSVAAFLGTAPILAVTFYRISPVGILANLPIVPLSGLLTGAGMLFAVLATVIPQSIGWLATLMGWQIDLLVGLAGWFARLPLASITIFPPSVPMVVCYYLALGAWIAAAWRWWFRWMALGAAVALAIMVSVRALPIFQKGQLRMTVLDVGQGDGIVLELPGKRTIVIDGGGLFDDRFDIGEQVVVPFLLSRWIGHVDLVVLTHPHPDHLNGLQAVLRRFPVNEVWDSGQRAAIPTYLWFEETLRWRRIPHKILHDGYRTAEFAPVQIAVLHPSNSMLHGSPRGHFSDVNSNSLVLTVRYGKMTLLLPGDIEQEAEARLLEQGADLEAQVLKVPHHGGRTSSSEPFLASVRPKIAVVSAGYRNRFRHPHQETLDRYRATAVDLYRTDRDGAVTVTSDGNRVEVATMRGSRW; translated from the coding sequence ATGCGCCGCCCGCTCGCACCGCTGGTCCTTGCGTTCCTCCTGGGGATCGTGGCGGCGCGCCTTCTACAGCTTCCGGCACTCGTCTGGTTTCTCGCCGGACTCACAGCCGCCGGCCTCGCCCTGCTGGGTGCTGTGTACCGCCAGCTTCGCGTGGCCGGCATCTTCCTTCTACTCCTGTTCTTCTCCCTTGGCGCGGGTCGCTTCGGGGTCGAGTCCTCCCTCCTCCCTCCGCATCACATCGATCGTCTACCCGAAGAACTCTTAGATCAGCCGCTCCCGATCGAGGGGGTTGTGGCCTCGCCAAGCGATCCCCTGGCCGGCGGCGTCGGAGAGATCGAGAGCGAAGGGGGACGGATTCGGGTCCTGCTCGACCTGCGGACCATGTGGGTGGCCGGGCGAGAGATCAAGGTCACTGGACGCGCGCGCCTGACCCTGCTTCATCCCGAGATCGTTCCTGCCTACGGAGAACGCATTCGCGGGCAGTTCAAGCTTCGTCGACCGCGAGGATACAGCAATCCCGGCGGGTTTGATTACCCGCTCTATCTTAGAAGCCAGGGTGTGACTCTTGAAGGGTGGGCGGGCGAAGGCGATCCTATCGAGCGGCGAGGAACAGGAGAAGGGAGCAGGCTGCTTGCCTGGGCCTATACGCTCCGCGATCGAATGATTCGTGCCGTGAACGGCTTGTTGCCGCCGGATCAGGCGTCGCTGCTCGTGGCGGTGACCCTCGGCGAACGTTTGGGTATCCCGCGGCCGACCACCGAGGCGTTTGCGGGGTCCGGCACGTATCACATCCTGGCCATCTCCGGGCTCAACGTGAGCATCCTCGCCGGCGCGCTGTTTTTTCTTTTGAAGGCCGGCCGTGTGCCGCTACGGCTGAGCGCGCTGCTCTCGATGGGCCTCATCACCTTTTATGCCGCCTTGGCGGGCGGGAGCCCATCTGTGGTCAGGGCGGCAGTGATGGCTGACGTCTACCTGCTGGGGTTGGTCCTTGATCGGGAGGCCGATTCGTTGAATACCCTCGCCCTCTCCGCCATCGGGCTCCTCCTCTGGCAACCGCTGTTTCTGTTCGATGTCGGGTTTCAACTCACCTTTATCGCCACCGGGGCCATCCTGGTGGCGGTCGATCGAGTACCGTGCGCTTCATTACCGGCGCCCTGGCGATGGGTTGCAACCCCCGTGATATTGTCTGTTGCAGCCTTCCTCGGGACGGCCCCGATTCTCGCTGTGACCTTCTATCGGATCTCGCCTGTCGGCATCCTGGCCAACCTTCCGATCGTGCCCCTGAGCGGGCTACTCACGGGAGCGGGAATGTTGTTTGCCGTACTGGCGACGGTCATCCCCCAATCCATCGGGTGGCTCGCCACACTCATGGGATGGCAGATCGATCTGTTGGTGGGCCTTGCCGGCTGGTTTGCGCGGCTGCCGCTGGCGTCGATAACGATCTTCCCCCCGTCCGTACCGATGGTCGTCTGCTACTACCTGGCTCTGGGCGCATGGATTGCGGCTGCGTGGCGATGGTGGTTTCGGTGGATGGCGCTGGGCGCGGCCGTCGCTCTCGCCATCATGGTCAGCGTTCGTGCGCTTCCCATTTTTCAGAAGGGCCAGCTACGTATGACCGTCCTCGACGTTGGGCAAGGCGACGGCATTGTCCTGGAGCTGCCCGGGAAGCGAACCATCGTGATCGATGGCGGTGGTCTATTCGACGATCGATTCGACATCGGGGAGCAGGTGGTGGTCCCGTTCCTGCTCTCCCGTTGGATCGGCCACGTGGACCTCGTGGTCCTCACCCATCCGCATCCGGATCACCTGAACGGCCTGCAGGCCGTCCTCCGCCGTTTTCCGGTGAACGAAGTCTGGGATAGCGGCCAGCGGGCGGCTATACCGACCTACCTCTGGTTCGAAGAGACGCTGCGTTGGAGGCGGATTCCCCACAAGATCCTGCATGACGGGTATCGGACGGCCGAGTTTGCTCCGGTGCAGATTGCGGTGCTGCATCCTTCGAACTCGATGCTCCATGGCTCGCCACGCGGTCACTTCTCCGACGTCAACAGCAACTCGCTGGTCCTGACCGTCAGATACGGCAAGATGACGCTTCTCCTGCCCGGTGATATTGAACAGGAGGCGGAAGCGCGGCTGCTTGAGCAGGGGGCGGATCTGGAGGCCCAGGTACTGAAGGTGCCGCATCATGGCGGCAGAACGAGC